In Cyanobacterium stanieri LEGE 03274, one DNA window encodes the following:
- a CDS encoding WecB/TagA/CpsF family glycosyltransferase, translating to MKTFSVFDLPIHLSDDYLGWLCDRIYNHMGTHVITMNSEMAMMAQKNKALKEYIQKADLVVPDGSGVVIYLKQRGQSQKRVAGIELAESLVKTLGQRGENYPICFYGASPGVTDRAATKFRSTIPNINIINNHGFLTEPDLSAWYETIKQVQPKLILVGLGVPRQEEWIAKHRHLAPHAVWIGVGGSFDIWGGVKQRAPKFFCDNNLEWLYRLYQEPWRWKRMMVLPQFFLKSLLYRG from the coding sequence ATGAAAACTTTTTCTGTTTTTGATTTGCCTATTCATTTGAGTGATGATTATCTGGGGTGGCTGTGCGATCGCATTTATAACCATATGGGAACCCATGTTATCACCATGAATTCGGAAATGGCGATGATGGCGCAAAAGAATAAAGCCCTCAAAGAATATATCCAGAAAGCTGATTTGGTGGTGCCTGACGGCTCGGGAGTAGTAATTTATCTCAAGCAAAGGGGACAATCACAAAAAAGAGTGGCGGGAATCGAGTTAGCAGAATCTTTAGTTAAAACATTGGGACAACGGGGGGAAAATTATCCCATTTGTTTTTACGGTGCTTCCCCTGGGGTAACGGATCGAGCCGCTACAAAATTTCGCTCCACCATACCTAATATCAATATTATCAACAACCACGGTTTTTTAACAGAACCCGATTTATCAGCATGGTACGAAACAATTAAACAAGTCCAACCTAAACTAATTTTAGTAGGTTTAGGAGTGCCACGCCAAGAAGAATGGATAGCTAAACACCGTCACCTTGCCCCCCATGCTGTTTGGATTGGGGTAGGAGGTAGTTTCGACATTTGGGGTGGGGTTAAACAAAGAGCTCCAAAATTCTTTTGCGATAACAATTTAGAGTGGTTATATCGTCTTTATCAAGAGCCTTGGCGCTGGAAAAGAATGATGGTTTTACCGCAATTTTTTCTTAAATCACTACTCTATCGAGGGTGA
- a CDS encoding DNA gyrase/topoisomerase IV subunit A, with translation MVEQLNLLNQGQIISTALHTEMERSYLEYAMSVIVGRALPDVRDGLKPVHRRILYAMYELGLSPDRPFRKCARVVGDVLGKYHPHGDQAVYDAMVRLVQDFSSRYPLLAGHGNFGSVDNDPAAAMRYTETRLGAIAFETMLEEVNESTVDFSANFDNSQQEPVVLPAKLPILLLNGCSGIAVGMATNIPPHNLNEIVDGLIALIDQPDISDEKLMKLIPGPDFPTGGEIIDGKGIRDAYLTGKGIIPVRGVATIEELKPQKKRSRSKTAIIVTELPFQVNKAGWIEKVADLVNQGKINDIADIRDESDRTGIRVVIELKRDGNPQLILNQLYRQTALQSNFGVILLGLVNNKPCQLSLKEVLQEFLQFREETLTRQYNYELEDKQDKTNLLAGLIKALDNLDTVIDILRHAPDGTTAKTTLKSALEINEAQANSILAMPLRRLTGLERQKIEQEYDDLETRINQLKELLDDKKEFLKALKKELRSYKRKFGDNRRTKIITVTNTPPSAKTSSKKTKSQSPTLPLITSQELTDDAMVQISAKGKIYWQPQSAIASQPMIKQNTDLIIHQQRIKDKQEIIVILDSGKAYPLSVDDIPRHPTKQIIKRLISYSATKDNHQPINYITIHPENKHHSLVLLTTGGFIKRIAIDELDNIGNRGFTLIKLKPKDSLYSLFIAQQGQELVTATSGGRLLRHTINDENMSIMGKSAQGNMAVKLRLGEKIIGSTVVDKSENVLLISEMGYGKVVPVNNLRPLGTGKGGGLGSQSFRFKQKEDNLLTMLVPNDHKTVIVTTDSEQRFIVDVNKLFNNDGEKTMVKLANQEKITFALNWWGKS, from the coding sequence ATGGTTGAACAATTAAACTTACTGAATCAAGGTCAAATTATTTCCACGGCACTACATACAGAAATGGAGCGCTCATATTTGGAATATGCCATGAGTGTGATTGTGGGAAGGGCTTTGCCTGATGTGCGAGATGGTTTAAAACCTGTGCATCGGCGGATTTTGTATGCGATGTATGAGTTAGGATTAAGCCCCGATCGCCCTTTTCGTAAGTGTGCAAGGGTTGTGGGGGATGTGTTGGGAAAATATCATCCCCATGGTGATCAGGCGGTGTATGATGCCATGGTACGGTTGGTACAGGACTTTTCTAGTCGTTATCCCCTCTTGGCAGGTCATGGGAATTTTGGTAGTGTGGATAATGATCCTGCTGCTGCTATGCGTTACACTGAGACGAGGTTGGGGGCGATCGCCTTTGAAACCATGCTAGAGGAAGTAAATGAATCTACGGTGGACTTTAGTGCCAATTTTGATAATTCTCAGCAAGAACCCGTTGTTTTACCCGCAAAACTGCCCATTTTGCTCCTCAATGGTTGTTCAGGTATCGCCGTGGGCATGGCAACCAATATTCCACCCCATAATCTTAATGAAATTGTAGATGGTTTAATTGCTTTAATTGATCAACCAGACATCAGCGATGAAAAACTGATGAAATTAATTCCTGGGCCTGATTTTCCCACGGGGGGAGAAATTATTGACGGTAAAGGCATCAGAGATGCTTATTTGACAGGTAAAGGTATTATTCCCGTGCGGGGGGTGGCTACCATCGAAGAGTTAAAACCCCAGAAAAAACGCAGTCGCTCCAAAACTGCCATTATCGTTACTGAGTTACCCTTTCAGGTAAATAAAGCGGGATGGATTGAAAAGGTAGCAGATTTAGTTAATCAGGGCAAGATAAACGACATTGCCGATATACGGGATGAGAGCGATCGCACTGGCATCCGTGTGGTGATAGAATTAAAAAGAGATGGTAACCCTCAACTAATTCTTAATCAACTGTATCGACAAACAGCACTGCAAAGTAATTTTGGGGTAATTTTGCTAGGTTTAGTCAATAATAAACCCTGTCAATTATCCTTAAAGGAAGTATTACAAGAATTTTTACAGTTTAGAGAAGAAACCCTCACCAGGCAATATAACTACGAATTAGAAGATAAACAGGATAAAACCAATCTTTTGGCCGGGTTAATCAAAGCCTTAGATAACTTAGATACCGTCATTGATATTTTACGTCATGCCCCCGATGGCACTACCGCCAAAACTACCCTTAAATCTGCCCTTGAGATTAACGAAGCCCAAGCAAATTCAATTCTTGCCATGCCCCTGCGTCGTCTTACAGGGTTAGAAAGACAGAAAATTGAGCAGGAATATGACGATTTGGAAACTCGTATTAATCAACTAAAAGAATTATTGGATGATAAAAAAGAATTTTTAAAAGCTCTTAAAAAAGAATTACGTAGCTATAAACGCAAATTTGGTGATAACCGTCGTACTAAGATTATTACCGTAACTAACACTCCCCCTAGTGCCAAAACATCTAGTAAAAAAACTAAATCTCAAAGCCCCACCCTTCCTTTGATTACCAGTCAAGAATTAACCGATGATGCCATGGTGCAAATTAGTGCTAAGGGGAAAATTTATTGGCAGCCCCAAAGTGCGATCGCATCTCAACCCATGATTAAGCAAAACACTGATTTAATCATCCATCAACAACGAATTAAAGACAAACAAGAAATTATCGTTATCCTTGACAGTGGAAAAGCCTATCCCCTCAGTGTGGATGATATACCCCGCCACCCCACCAAACAAATCATCAAAAGATTAATCTCCTATAGTGCCACTAAAGACAATCATCAACCCATCAACTACATCACGATTCATCCCGAAAATAAACATCATAGTCTTGTGTTATTAACCACAGGAGGATTTATTAAACGCATTGCCATAGATGAATTAGATAATATCGGTAATCGAGGATTTACCCTCATTAAGCTAAAACCAAAAGATAGCCTTTATTCTTTATTCATCGCCCAACAGGGGCAAGAATTAGTTACCGCCACCAGTGGAGGGCGTTTATTGCGTCACACCATCAATGATGAAAATATGTCTATCATGGGTAAATCTGCACAGGGTAATATGGCAGTAAAATTGAGATTGGGGGAAAAAATTATCGGTTCAACGGTGGTTGATAAAAGTGAGAATGTATTATTAATTTCTGAGATGGGTTATGGCAAAGTAGTGCCTGTCAATAATTTACGTCCCCTCGGCACTGGTAAAGGGGGAGGTTTAGGAAGTCAAAGTTTCCGTTTTAAGCAAAAAGAAGATAATTTGCTTACTATGTTAGTGCCTAATGATCATAAAACTGTCATTGTTACCACTGATTCAGAGCAACGATTCATAGTTGATGTTAATAAATTATTTAATAATGATGGTGAAAAGACGATGGTTAAATTAGCTAATCAGGAAAAAATTACCTTTGCTCTCAACTGGTGGGGAAAGAGTTAG
- the fumC gene encoding class II fumarate hydratase translates to MAEASNNIRIEKDSMGEVQVKGDRLWGAQTQRSLHHFSIGEDMMPMEVIRAFAILKKASALANCDLGCLDKKKADLISLACEEILARKWDDHFPLYVWMTGSGTQSNMNVNEVIANRAIQMVGGELGSKNPIHPNDDVNMSQSSNDTFPTAMHIASAIALNSRLIPKVTKLRDALHQKAQAWQDIIKIGRTHLQDAVPLSLGQEFSGYVGMLDDNLQRLNNILPEIYQIALGGTALGTGINAPKGFAEKSAHHIAQQTGLPFITAPNKFTVMGSHDAMVMLSSILKTLACSLYKIANDIRLLACGPRAGLNELELPANEPGSSIMPGKVNPTQCEALAMVAVQVMGYDTAVSFAGASGYLDMNVYKPMMIYNIIQSIKILSDSCNNFTDFTIKDMQPNRERINELVNQSLMLVTSLSPVIGYDKASEIAHLAHHDNLTLKEATLKLGYLSAQEFDKCVDLTKMAYPHQ, encoded by the coding sequence ATGGCAGAGGCAAGTAATAATATTCGCATTGAAAAAGACAGTATGGGTGAAGTACAGGTGAAGGGCGATCGCCTCTGGGGCGCTCAAACCCAACGCTCGTTACACCATTTTTCTATCGGGGAGGATATGATGCCCATGGAAGTAATTCGGGCTTTTGCCATCCTCAAAAAAGCCTCTGCTTTGGCTAACTGTGATTTGGGTTGTTTGGACAAAAAAAAGGCGGATTTAATCTCCCTTGCCTGTGAGGAAATTTTGGCAAGGAAATGGGATGATCATTTTCCTTTGTATGTATGGATGACGGGCAGTGGCACTCAATCGAATATGAATGTCAATGAAGTTATCGCTAACCGTGCTATTCAGATGGTAGGCGGTGAATTGGGTTCAAAAAATCCTATCCATCCCAATGATGATGTCAATATGTCTCAATCTTCCAATGATACCTTTCCCACTGCTATGCACATCGCCAGTGCGATCGCCCTTAATAGCCGTTTAATCCCCAAAGTAACCAAACTAAGGGATGCCCTACACCAAAAAGCCCAAGCATGGCAAGATATTATCAAAATCGGTAGAACCCACCTCCAAGATGCCGTACCCCTAAGCCTAGGACAAGAATTTTCAGGATATGTAGGAATGCTTGATGATAACCTACAACGCCTTAACAACATCCTACCCGAAATCTATCAAATAGCCCTCGGAGGCACCGCCCTAGGCACAGGAATCAACGCCCCCAAAGGCTTCGCTGAAAAATCCGCCCACCATATCGCCCAACAAACAGGATTACCCTTCATCACCGCCCCCAACAAATTTACCGTGATGGGTTCTCACGATGCCATGGTAATGTTAAGTAGTATCCTCAAAACCCTTGCTTGTTCCCTCTACAAAATAGCCAACGATATACGGCTTCTTGCTTGTGGGCCAAGAGCAGGGTTAAACGAGTTAGAATTACCCGCCAACGAACCAGGTTCATCTATTATGCCAGGTAAGGTAAACCCCACCCAATGCGAGGCTTTGGCGATGGTGGCAGTGCAAGTGATGGGTTATGATACCGCCGTGAGTTTTGCGGGGGCTAGTGGTTATCTCGATATGAATGTATATAAACCGATGATGATTTATAACATCATTCAATCCATCAAAATTTTATCTGACAGCTGTAACAACTTTACCGATTTTACCATTAAGGATATGCAACCCAATCGAGAAAGGATCAATGAATTAGTTAATCAATCTTTGATGTTAGTAACTTCCCTTAGCCCTGTAATCGGTTACGACAAAGCCTCAGAAATTGCTCACCTTGCCCACCATGATAATTTAACCCTCAAGGAAGCTACTTTAAAACTAGGTTACTTGAGTGCGCAGGAATTTGATAAGTGCGTTGATTTAACCAAAATGGCCTATCCTCATCAGTAA
- a CDS encoding (Fe-S)-binding protein — protein sequence MNVSNPSQIPVTNDKNLKGFDYKNPPSQELIDQCVHCGFCLSTCPSYRIIGKEMDSPRGRIYLMDAINKGEASLNQATAQHFDSCLGCLACVSTCPSGVQYDQLIAKTRPQVERNQPRNPWEKFLRFIIFNLFPYPKRLGFFLPLLWLYQVSGLQTLVRKIKLLKPFPRMEAMESILPKISLKTINKKYPYTIPSQTDKKYRVGVILGCVQRLFFDSVNEATVRVLTANGCEVVIPPSQGCCSALPAHQGQENQAQALARQMIDSFADTDVDYIIINAAGCGHTLKEYAHILADDPEYLPKAQKFVSKVRDVQEFLAEIDFTAPLSAITEDKFTLVYQDACHLLHGQKISLQPRKLLNMIPNIELKEPLDAALCCGSAGVYNMLQPEVADELGEQKVRNLLNTGARAIASPNPGCALQITKHLAKQGHNISVFHPMELLDKSIRGEKVM from the coding sequence ATGAATGTAAGCAACCCCTCACAAATTCCCGTCACCAACGACAAAAACTTGAAAGGATTTGACTACAAAAACCCCCCCTCCCAAGAATTAATCGATCAATGCGTCCATTGTGGCTTCTGTCTTTCCACCTGCCCTAGTTATCGCATCATCGGTAAAGAAATGGACTCCCCGAGGGGAAGAATCTACCTCATGGATGCCATCAATAAAGGAGAGGCTAGTTTAAATCAAGCTACCGCCCAACACTTCGACAGTTGCTTAGGTTGCCTTGCCTGTGTAAGTACCTGTCCATCAGGGGTACAATACGACCAACTTATTGCCAAAACTCGCCCCCAAGTGGAAAGAAATCAACCCCGTAACCCATGGGAAAAATTTCTGCGTTTCATCATTTTTAATCTTTTCCCCTATCCCAAAAGACTAGGCTTTTTCCTACCTCTGTTGTGGCTTTACCAAGTATCAGGATTACAAACCCTCGTGAGAAAAATTAAACTCCTCAAACCCTTTCCCCGCATGGAGGCGATGGAATCTATTTTGCCAAAAATTAGCCTTAAAACCATTAACAAAAAATATCCTTATACTATCCCCAGTCAAACAGATAAAAAATATCGAGTAGGAGTTATTTTAGGCTGTGTGCAAAGACTCTTTTTTGATTCCGTCAATGAAGCCACCGTCAGGGTGTTAACCGCCAATGGCTGTGAAGTTGTGATACCCCCTTCCCAGGGTTGTTGCTCTGCGCTCCCAGCGCACCAGGGCCAAGAAAATCAAGCCCAAGCCTTAGCCCGTCAGATGATTGATAGTTTTGCCGATACCGATGTGGATTACATTATCATCAACGCTGCAGGTTGTGGACACACCCTCAAGGAATATGCCCACATTTTAGCCGATGATCCTGAATATTTACCTAAAGCCCAAAAGTTTGTCAGTAAGGTTCGTGATGTGCAAGAGTTCCTTGCAGAAATTGATTTCACAGCCCCTCTGAGTGCTATTACGGAGGATAAATTTACCCTTGTATATCAGGATGCCTGTCACCTGCTCCATGGTCAAAAAATCAGTTTACAGCCCCGTAAATTACTTAACATGATTCCCAATATTGAATTAAAAGAACCCCTCGACGCTGCCTTATGTTGTGGTAGTGCGGGAGTTTATAATATGTTACAACCTGAAGTTGCTGACGAATTAGGCGAACAAAAAGTGCGTAATTTACTCAATACGGGGGCAAGGGCGATCGCCTCTCCTAACCCCGGTTGTGCGTTACAAATTACTAAACATTTAGCAAAACAAGGGCATAATATTTCTGTTTTTCATCCCATGGAATTGTTAGATAAATCTATTCGGGGAGAGAAAGTGATGTAA
- a CDS encoding M16 family metallopeptidase — protein sequence MVLSTSNKSNFQKLINQSQVNVFHLSNGLSVIHQDMPHSSVVVADVWVDAGVRREPVGWSGIAHFLEHMIFKGSLNVLPGEFDFVVENNGGFANAATSYDYAHFFLVTASQYMSATLPYLGDILLQAQIPDEEFYLERDVVLEELRGSNDDYDWLAFQCLSNLIYPCHPYGRSVLGEEGLLLENTPNQMRCFHKTHYQPERMSVVLVGDIREQDAIALIEDSFGNFGVRSECPPVGFDSEPPMVDIRRQQLCFPRLEQSRLIMGWSGPGIDNLEGAIALDLISMILAGGRTSRLVRQLREEKQLVLDISCDFSLQKDSSLFTISAYLSPQNINKIEEFIRQEIYNLQTKSIDEKELENFKKSLIHDYIFSTETPEQLAGIYGYYHVLKDAKLALQYPQILMNLSAEQIKCYVSQYLCPQYYAVCEVHGS from the coding sequence ATGGTTTTATCTACAAGTAATAAGTCAAATTTCCAAAAGTTGATTAATCAAAGCCAGGTTAATGTTTTTCATTTATCTAATGGGTTGAGTGTTATTCATCAGGATATGCCCCATAGTTCGGTGGTGGTGGCGGATGTTTGGGTTGATGCGGGGGTGAGGAGAGAGCCTGTTGGTTGGTCTGGGATAGCACATTTTTTGGAACATATGATTTTTAAGGGTTCTTTGAATGTGTTACCAGGGGAGTTTGATTTTGTGGTGGAGAACAATGGGGGATTTGCCAATGCGGCTACGAGTTATGATTATGCTCATTTCTTTTTGGTGACGGCGAGTCAGTATATGTCGGCGACTTTGCCTTATTTGGGTGATATTTTGTTACAGGCTCAGATTCCTGATGAGGAGTTTTATTTGGAAAGGGATGTGGTTTTGGAGGAGTTGAGGGGGAGTAATGATGATTATGATTGGTTGGCTTTTCAATGTCTTTCTAATTTGATTTATCCTTGTCATCCTTATGGTCGTTCGGTGTTGGGGGAGGAGGGTTTATTGTTGGAAAATACTCCTAATCAGATGCGTTGTTTTCATAAAACCCATTATCAGCCTGAGCGGATGTCGGTGGTGTTGGTGGGGGATATTCGGGAACAAGATGCGATCGCCCTTATCGAGGATTCTTTTGGTAATTTTGGGGTGCGCTCGGAGTGTCCCCCTGTGGGGTTTGATAGTGAACCGCCCATGGTGGATATTCGCCGTCAACAGTTATGTTTTCCCCGTCTTGAGCAGTCTCGCTTAATTATGGGCTGGAGTGGTCCTGGTATTGATAATCTTGAAGGGGCGATCGCCCTTGACTTGATTTCGATGATTTTGGCTGGGGGAAGAACTTCCCGTTTAGTGCGACAATTGAGGGAAGAAAAACAATTAGTATTAGATATTAGCTGTGATTTTTCCCTACAAAAAGACTCTAGTTTATTTACTATTTCTGCTTATTTATCTCCTCAAAATATAAATAAAATAGAAGAATTTATTCGTCAAGAAATTTATAATCTACAAACAAAATCTATTGATGAAAAAGAACTAGAAAACTTCAAAAAATCTTTAATTCATGACTATATATTTTCCACCGAAACCCCTGAACAATTAGCAGGTATATATGGCTATTATCACGTTTTAAAAGATGCTAAATTAGCTCTCCAATATCCTCAAATATTAATGAATTTATCCGCGGAACAAATAAAATGTTACGTCTCCCAATACCTTTGTCCCCAATATTATGCCGTGTGTGAGGTACATGGTAGTTAA
- a CDS encoding SH3 domain-containing protein, whose protein sequence is MNISGCFQFLLGFIIGIVLFGGGIAGGAYYFLTRVSGDPNDPMELYENQQPSEEEPTMTENPSTEPEPEPEPEPEPEPEPEEELPEGAYRATVTWNTGLILRAEPTENSERVGGVAYNQELIILGRSDDNDWDRVRVETTGQEAWVKAGNVNRID, encoded by the coding sequence ATGAACATATCTGGCTGTTTTCAATTTCTTTTGGGTTTTATCATCGGCATAGTTTTGTTTGGTGGAGGAATAGCTGGAGGTGCTTATTACTTTTTAACGAGGGTTTCTGGTGATCCTAATGATCCTATGGAGTTATACGAAAATCAACAGCCTTCTGAGGAAGAGCCAACGATGACGGAAAATCCTTCTACTGAACCTGAGCCTGAACCCGAACCTGAGCCTGAACCCGAACCTGAACCTGAGGAGGAGTTACCTGAAGGCGCTTATCGCGCTACGGTTACTTGGAATACGGGGCTTATTTTAAGGGCTGAACCTACGGAAAATTCTGAACGGGTTGGGGGGGTTGCTTATAATCAGGAGTTAATTATTTTGGGGAGGAGTGATGATAATGATTGGGATAGGGTAAGGGTTGAGACTACTGGGCAGGAGGCGTGGGTTAAGGCTGGTAATGTTAATCGTATTGATTGA
- a CDS encoding phycobilisome linker polypeptide — MRNTKVVKTFAKNPAVEERRFLFEVSGISQQGDNNLEYAIRKSGNSFLAVPYSRMNQEMNRINRLGGKIVNISPIGVVAPVAGNAEPQEAAADQETDK; from the coding sequence ATGAGAAATACCAAGGTTGTAAAAACTTTTGCTAAAAATCCCGCCGTTGAAGAGCGTCGTTTTTTATTTGAAGTTTCTGGAATTTCCCAACAGGGAGATAACAACTTAGAATACGCCATTCGTAAGAGTGGAAATTCATTTTTAGCCGTTCCTTATTCTCGTATGAATCAGGAAATGAACCGCATTAACCGTTTAGGCGGTAAGATCGTTAACATCTCCCCTATCGGTGTAGTTGCTCCCGTAGCGGGAAATGCCGAACCTCAAGAGGCAGCAGCAGACCAAGAAACTGATAAATAA
- the petH gene encoding ferredoxin--NADP reductase — translation MKKFNTVKTFSNNSVIEERRFLFEVVGISQQGSNNLDYPIRQSGTSFITVPYSRMNQEMTRINRLGGKIVNITPIGINTPVQAQSLSSSSEKTTNNKPMTQAQEKKEKKEVKVPVNIYRPKNPFMGKCIENYELVAEGGSGTVRHLTFDLSDGDLHYLEGQSIGIIPPGEDEKGKPHKLRLYSIASTRHGDNLDDKTVSLCVRQLEYQNEEGETVQGVCSTYLCNLEEGADVAITGPVGKEMLLPDDEDATIVMLATGTGIAPFRAFLWRMFKERELNPDYQFKGLAWLVFGIPYTQNILYKEELEKMAEEYSDNFRLTYAISREQKTDDGGKMYVQSRVSEYADELFELIQKPNTHVYMCGLKGMEPPISETFTAEAEKRGMNWDEMRKQMKKEHRWHVEVY, via the coding sequence ATGAAAAAATTTAATACAGTAAAAACCTTTTCCAATAATTCTGTAATAGAAGAACGTCGTTTCCTCTTTGAGGTTGTTGGAATTTCTCAACAAGGAAGTAATAATTTAGACTATCCTATTCGTCAGAGTGGAACAAGTTTTATCACTGTTCCCTATTCTCGGATGAATCAGGAGATGACTCGGATTAATCGCCTTGGAGGGAAAATTGTTAACATTACCCCCATCGGTATTAATACCCCTGTTCAAGCTCAAAGTCTAAGTTCAAGTTCTGAAAAAACTACGAACAATAAACCCATGACTCAAGCTCAAGAAAAAAAAGAAAAAAAAGAGGTAAAAGTACCTGTTAATATATACCGCCCTAAAAATCCTTTTATGGGCAAATGTATTGAAAATTACGAACTCGTAGCCGAAGGCGGTAGTGGTACTGTACGCCATTTAACTTTTGATCTTTCTGATGGTGATTTACATTATTTAGAAGGTCAAAGTATTGGTATCATTCCCCCCGGGGAAGACGAAAAAGGTAAACCCCATAAGTTACGCCTTTACTCCATCGCTTCTACCCGTCACGGTGACAACCTAGACGATAAGACAGTTTCTTTGTGTGTGCGTCAACTAGAGTATCAAAACGAAGAAGGAGAAACCGTACAAGGTGTATGTTCTACCTATCTTTGTAACCTAGAAGAAGGGGCTGACGTAGCTATTACTGGCCCTGTAGGTAAAGAAATGCTTTTACCTGATGATGAAGATGCAACCATCGTTATGTTAGCCACTGGTACTGGTATCGCTCCTTTCCGTGCCTTTTTATGGCGTATGTTCAAGGAAAGAGAGTTAAATCCTGATTATCAGTTTAAAGGTTTAGCATGGTTAGTTTTTGGTATTCCTTACACTCAAAATATTCTTTATAAAGAAGAATTGGAGAAAATGGCTGAGGAATATTCTGATAACTTCCGTTTAACTTATGCTATCAGTCGGGAACAAAAAACCGATGATGGTGGAAAAATGTATGTTCAAAGCCGTGTAAGCGAATATGCTGACGAGTTATTTGAACTAATTCAGAAACCTAATACCCATGTTTATATGTGTGGTTTGAAAGGTATGGAACCTCCTATTTCTGAAACCTTTACCGCTGAGGCGGAGAAAAGGGGAATGAATTGGGATGAGATGCGCAAACAGATGAAAAAAGAACATCGTTGGCACGTTGAAGTTTATTAG
- a CDS encoding NAD(P)H dehydrogenase subunit NdhS gives MIILPGSVVKVNNPDDIYHDFQGLVQRVSDGKAAVLFEGGNWDKLITFRLSELEIFDPKAKK, from the coding sequence ATGATTATTTTACCTGGTTCTGTGGTTAAGGTGAATAACCCTGATGATATTTACCATGATTTTCAAGGTTTGGTACAGAGGGTTTCTGATGGTAAGGCTGCGGTTTTATTTGAGGGGGGCAATTGGGATAAGTTAATTACTTTTAGGTTATCTGAATTGGAAATTTTCGATCCTAAGGCGAAGAAATAA
- a CDS encoding pyridoxal phosphate-dependent aminotransferase, which produces MIKLAQRIAQVNPSITLTITAEAKAMKAQGLDVCSFSAGEPDFDTPAHIKEAAKKALDDGKTKYGAAVGELPLREAIAHKLQKDNNLNYQPENIIVTNGGKHSLYNLMMVLIEAGDEVIIPAPYWLSYPEMVTLAGGKSVIVPTTAANGYKITANQLKQAITPKTKLFVLNSPSNPTGAVYSPEEIKALAQVIIDHDILVVSDEIYEKILYDGATHLSIGAVNEEIFKRTITSNGFAKAYSMTGWRVGYVAAPTEIIKAMVKVQGHSTSNVCTFAQYGAIAALTSSQDCVKTMLDAFSQRRKIIYQAINSIPHISAPMPQGAFYLFVDINATGLTSLDFCKKLLQEENVATIPGIAFGEDRCIRFSYATDMASINKGLEKFSQFVNKLI; this is translated from the coding sequence ATGATTAAATTAGCTCAAAGAATTGCTCAGGTTAATCCTTCTATTACTTTAACTATCACCGCAGAAGCTAAGGCAATGAAGGCTCAGGGGTTGGATGTGTGTAGTTTTAGTGCGGGAGAGCCTGATTTTGATACCCCAGCGCACATTAAGGAGGCGGCAAAAAAAGCTCTGGATGATGGTAAAACGAAATATGGAGCGGCGGTTGGTGAGTTACCGTTACGAGAGGCGATCGCCCATAAACTACAAAAAGATAATAACTTAAATTATCAACCAGAAAACATCATCGTCACCAATGGGGGCAAACACTCTTTATATAACCTGATGATGGTATTAATTGAAGCAGGGGATGAGGTAATTATTCCCGCACCCTACTGGTTGAGCTATCCTGAAATGGTTACTTTGGCAGGAGGAAAATCCGTCATTGTTCCTACCACCGCCGCAAATGGCTACAAAATCACTGCAAACCAATTAAAACAAGCTATTACCCCAAAAACTAAATTATTTGTCCTCAACAGCCCTTCTAACCCCACAGGGGCAGTGTATAGCCCAGAAGAAATCAAGGCTCTAGCCCAAGTAATTATCGACCATGACATCTTGGTAGTATCCGACGAAATTTATGAAAAAATTCTTTATGATGGAGCTACCCATTTAAGCATTGGGGCGGTAAATGAAGAAATTTTTAAACGTACCATCACCAGTAACGGTTTTGCCAAAGCCTATTCCATGACGGGATGGCGTGTCGGTTATGTAGCCGCTCCCACGGAAATTATTAAAGCCATGGTAAAAGTGCAGGGCCATAGTACATCTAACGTATGTACCTTTGCTCAATATGGTGCGATCGCAGCCTTAACCTCATCCCAAGACTGTGTCAAAACCATGTTAGACGCTTTTAGCCAAAGAAGAAAAATTATCTATCAAGCCATCAACAGCATTCCCCACATCAGCGCCCCCATGCCCCAAGGCGCATTTTATCTTTTTGTCGATATAAATGCCACAGGATTAACCTCCCTTGACTTTTGCAAAAAATTACTCCAAGAAGAAAACGTCGCCACCATCCCAGGTATAGCCTTTGGTGAAGATAGATGTATTCGTTTTTCTTACGCCACCGACATGGCATCCATTAACAAAGGATTAGAAAAATTTAGCCAATTTGTCAACAAACTAATTTAG